Part of the Benincasa hispida cultivar B227 chromosome 12, ASM972705v1, whole genome shotgun sequence genome is shown below.
CAACCCTAACTTTATAAACTAATATTTTGGGTCTAGAACaagaaaaaatattgttatagaATTTTGGGTAAGTTCAAGAGCAGTTTAAATGTTTTGGTTAGTTGATTTTTAAATGTAGTGtatttatttctaagtttagagTATTTGTTGAGCATAGTTTGGAGACTAACTATGGTTTATTTGTAGGTCACGTGCATATCTCATCggaagtataaaaaaaaaaaaactttcacaAGAACTTTTATAACTACAAAACCTTCATCCGAATTACAGTGtaactaatttatttttccttttattatagatctttattttctcttaaaataTCTCCTCtgttgtaaaaaataaaattatattgttttttttttcaaatgtcattttgtttatttgttttgatttttttaatcttctttcaacttaatttatgtttttgcattttgattttttaattaatttgaaaaatttatacaatcaaatattagatatatatatatataacacgagttaattttcttaaaaaaaaaaacttaagttaTTTCAATACAACAAGGCTGCACGTCCTCTACACCTTCTTTGCGTCGATGTCTTTCTAAACTAATAGAGTGAAGAGTAAAGATAAATCAATCGcatttaatgcataattttatgCACCTTCTCTCTCACTTAAATTAATCATAGTACAATTAACAAAAGTACGCatttaacaaattaaatttaaagagTAAAGTGGGAGTGCttaaataattttgttaattgtactataattaattcatcaaatacataattttAGTTGTTTCGGTTTGCTTCCAAATATTTAGCGTGGatggattttcttttttcatacgGATATTTTGGTATTAATTTCAGTTTTTAGGTTTAAAATCCTCCAAACCCATATCTAAAATAATTTCtatcttcaaaatttaatttgaattttaaatcttatattatattattttttataaatcttTTTCTATTAGTGCTAACTAAACCATGTAATTTCAAGATTGTTTTTATCAATATCTTTATTATAAGTTtcttttaaactatttataaattgtttttattattatctttgaTAGAATTTCGTTTTTCACTgattcttcttatttttaaatttgacttttatcattataattataattattttaatttcgttttaaacatgaaatataatatttagttcATAATTTCTTGTCTTTGTCAACGATATCAGCctcatatttttttcaaaattagactACAAAACGACCATAGTCAACTCTCAATTAAGTGTCCATTAGCTCTTTAATTGTTATTTGCTATGGCTAATTAACGATTAAGGATTATGTTCAATGGTATCTAGGATGAAAAGAATAACTATCATGACTTCTAGACTATTGAATTTTTTGTCGCTACAAACATATCTTTTAATCGTTTTATTGATTTGATTCCATTTAAGCTTTTTTCTACTTCTAAATATAGCAATTCTCGCTTAACCATGTATCGTGATGGTTGCAACAGTTATAATGTTATTAGGATCGTAGAGGACAaagatatatttaatttcactGTAAATGCTCTAAATAACTCCTTTAATTGCACTATAATTAATCTATAAATTCTATTAATTACAttgtaattaattcaaaattcgaGCTCTATTAATTTCCATTCAAATATTCAATGTGAATTACTTCTTCTTTCCATGTGAATATGTTGGCATAAATGTTGAttcttaatttgaaaattcttcaaatttgtatttaaaggatcttcaatcttcaaatgtttatttgaatttttaaatctcatattatattatttttcctaaatttgacttttttttaatttcaatttgtttgatttggtttgagaaatttattgaaatatttgaatttaagtaAGGGAAGAAGAACTTTGGCTTGACTAGGTCAAGTCAAATTTAGATTAAGAGTTGATGTGTGTGTTTATgtgagttgaaaaaaaaaaaaaagaaacttaagTTATTTTAGCCTAAATGGGCCGCACATCATCTTGAATGCAAATCCCATCTTTTCCTTCTTCACATGAGACCCATAAACTCTAACCTACAACTAGCCATTGTTAGCTATTACCCGTCGACGATCATACCTTGCCTGTTAATCACTGCATATCATCAATCGCCAACCATTATGGGTAAGTCGTGCaccttctctctcactctcccTCCCAAATTTCACTGATTGAAGTCGCTCGTTGTAACCAGCCTCCATAGGCTCGTCTCGTTACCTTTTGTCAACACTGCCAATTGTCTCTAGAATGTCATCATTGCCAGTCGTTATTGTTGTCACCGAGTATCGTTGTTGTTCACACCATTCAAGATTGACGTGATTGATgcaaaaaaacaagtttttactTTTGGAGGAGATGAATCTCGGGTTTCacacttctcaacccattcaaaaggTAGGTTGTTAATTATGGTTGGTTTTCATTAAgtgtaattaataaattttcttaataaGGATTATTTATAACATCTCATTTGCATGTTTGGGATACTTCAAATTTATTACTATTTTAGTTCATTACAAAAGGAAAGTTACTTTGctattttttgaataaaaagTTATAGAAGTTTGACTTCCAACCCTTGTTTGCACTAAAAAATCAAggcaaaatatcaatttatacccctactttggggttGTATCTACTACAAATGTATTTCACAAGTTAATTTGTACAGAAAAGTATGAATATAtatactgttgggattggtgtcttaattcctcggtggtctcgtagtttgtaaatattttgtacatattgtcattaataaaataaatgttattttatatgcatttactcatatggagggataccttatccttgtgacattacggatatgacccgctttgtagatgttacaagtattgtaaagtgctataaatggtctgatcctgactattcatatggagacatgcaaaggagggtgtcctatacaaagagtttgtataagaccggaccacgagatgattagtctctttatataatgccattgataattgagacttacatttcactaaaatgaccatatgtgacatgaccttaatcctaagtgagttgggaactcttgcctctgagggcggtcctttgattagtatgggtgagaatggcctgATTgataactcaacaagcctactattttggggattcgtctgatcgGGGAggtaggaactcagctacacaagatggaattcactctttccctgaagtagggtaagtagataaattgctcctttaagggctgattccagttcgtgaacatagtggccacaccatctctttggaagagaggacccaatcatagtaggactacgacttattgttcattagaggaatcaatagtacttaaggagttagatgtaactacaggggaaaaatggtaaattggcctcaCTGTAATTataagcgatttgtgaagggtcatcgcctgttgattggtcatatggacatagaaatatatctgtagtaagaagagtgtaactatcgatctttagtggagtgagcAACAGTTAACGCATGGTGGATCTCaagactaaagagtttagttagttattcacgtaccgttggagcttcaagctacaagtccatgaggtctccttggtagtttaatgggttcaagttgagaatgtTGGGacttatgtcctaaaactcgcaatttgtaaaatgataaacattttctataatcaataaacttattattgattttataaattgtttacatgaaagtctaaatccaataaactaagacccatgactattacatagtatttgaactttatgtggagacataagagtggatcaggttcgagtaagtagtcaaaatgatctatagtacatgaataaagttgggtactttgttttggtaacactattggatgcagcctactctgtagttgttacaaagagttgtaaagtgctacatacgatgtgatcctaattcatacatgttatgacatgaagagttggggcatcctatgcaatgagtttgcataagatcggaccaatcACTcctactttataacgctgtttatggtataagactgactatttcacttagatgacctaggtaactcgatcttaatcctaagctaactatgaactcctgtttattcaagattatccttagattcgCATAGGTTAgagttggctcaataagcctcccatttcaagggtaagacctaatagatagctcgggacatatggtgcaagacggagttcacgcctacccgatttagggataggagaaaggatgttctctcaagtactgaatctaggtcttgaacaaagggtcccactctctcactaggctgatagagtttggtttagtgattggatcacaaactagttgttcattagaggattagtaggatTTTGAGGAATAAGAaataatctcaggggtaaaatagatatttgactcaaccgttattacgaacaacctgtgaaggattgacttgctgattatggttaaatcatgtggacataatatatctacagtgaggggagtgcaactatgggctttaatggaatgacttattaattaatgaatgggggttaatttggtctgatgagtttatccaattaatcttggatcctTGGCGCCCATGAcctgtaggtccgcaaggtccccctactagctcataattggattagctctagagtagcgtgataagttaatttgaaacgttcaaattagaattaagggaattaataattatatgagatataattacttgtttaatttgagaattaaatggaataagagaatttatatttaaatatatgaagatggatatgtgtaaaaattaatttaatatttgatattaaattaactaattttatttaaaaattaatttatgaaattaattttataaaaattaaaatttttagttttaaaatcaaaatagattttaaaaatcaagttttgattttgagataaaattggaaaattgaaaaaaaaaccatgcaaaatGGAATATAAAGATATTCCATTATCTATCTTCTTTATACTCACACAATACccatttcctcttcttcattaactccaaggatgagctacaactcatgcaactctcttccttgcatgatagtctgcaatatattgaagagattagagtgaatttaaggtatgcaatcaagagaattttagttgaaaattcgtggtgaagaaagtgttcttcaataagattgctgctgtgagcaATTCTCCATAATCCCTTGactcaagcttgttttgagtcccacaactcaatctagagcaccaagaaaatagtagggaagatcttgaggtagtctgcaacaagatttggagaagattatAGCTGGAGATCgagttttgaagaagttctacaatggtatgtcatgaaacttacttgtttctacaagagcatgctatatattttccaaaattaatgaattaaagtgcttaaatgatcctagTTGCTTCCGctattgctgatacaatcctacagagaatcagattttaggttagtttgaaatgttcaaattaacaagagaaaattcaattatatatgatataattgatatgatgtattagatacattgattggaggaattaatataaatatgatttatattgaataccacaaaatagaaaaagaactatggtttatatgcttgatatattgaaatattaaaactataggttatatatataatatgataagttagttatcatatttatttataatatatttattatatgataattaattctttttctctaataaccgaattgagtgggaggttattggaagttttatggtaactgtgagataaaaggaaaattatttttcaaaattagtagTTGATCCATTTGGAATTAGTCTCACgaaaaaaggctatcaagtaaaaagtgtttttactaagcgatagtgtAGAGAACATACACGATCAAGCTacgagttgactatacgatagttactcgcttgatcgttgctacacgatcgagtagaaaagcctatacaatagacagtcttcatctcccacttactcgatcgtctactcgatcgtatacctctTGTCTTCCTTAATCTAatatcatacagagcccacaactcctggattctcacaccgagaataccaaggtaacacttgtggtggcaTTCTAATTCAGTtcaaggatcgagttggactcaatTGGGTTTAAAGTACATTCTGTTGTTCGTGCTGATGGTTGTTCCGttcattgagatcgagttcACATCATTGCATTTGAATTCGTGTTGATTGAACGACttgctgaacgatcgagggatatttgaagaagagttcttcaaagttatgcatactttatcccttgtatcttcttgtagcatactgtaatttctgTTTATACATAATCTGTTCATTTCCGTTTAAGAaggtaattgtttgtgttcattctgaatgggatttggaacgatctagTTCCGCTACTCAAAGGATCActatttagatttccttcatataCAACTGCAAGGTGCTAAGAATAGACCCTAAGAAACATCAACCAACCTCCCCAAAAACTCTCTAACCTTCCTAAGCACAATGACTAAGTCTAAATATTTATACATTTAATACCCTTCgtcaaactcaaggtggtaaTGTAGGAATCCACATGAGTTTATTAAGCAGTGGAAGGGAGCGCCCAAAGGACAAAGCTTTGGTGAAAATATCAACAGGTTGCTCAGTAGTAGAAACAATTGTAAAAGAAGAGTTTTACTCTAAAGATGATGTCAAACAAAATGACAGTCATTCTCAATATGCTTGGTGCACTCATAGAAAacatcattgtgagcaatctAAATGTTGTCACAGTGAAGGGTAGTGGCAGACAACAGAGGAACTCCCATATCAACAAGAAACCAGCAGAGCCACAATAACTCTAATGTAGCATCAACCAAGGCGCGATATTCAGACTTCGTACTAGAGTGAAAGACAACATTCTTTTTCTTACTCTGCCAAGAAATAAGAAAGCCACCAAGATATAAATAATAACCCGAAGTAGAAAACCGGTCAATAGGATCACCAGCCCAATCAGCGTCAGAGTAGCCAAATAAGATCAGGGATGAATGGGATGAACACTGAAGAGCATGTCCTAGAGTCCCCTTAACATAGCGAAGAATATAGAGAACAATAGTAAAATGAATTGTTCTAGGAGCAGCCATGAACTGACTTACAATGTGAACAACATATGCAATGTCGGAACGAGTCACAGTTAGATAAATTAGGTTACCAACAAGTTGACAACAAAGAGTGGCATATTCGAGAGAAGTTCCATCGGACAGAGTCAGATGAACATTAGGGTTGAGTGGTGTCGGGGCTGTAACAGAGTCAGTGATCCCTGAATGCACCAATAAGTCCAAAACATACTTCGCATGAGACAATGAATAGCCAACTTGAACAATGGTGGAACTGAAAGTTGCAAACTAGTTCCGTGGGGCCTGTTTTAACCCATACAATGCTCGACAAAGGAGACAAACCTTCTGAGATGGCCGAGAGATACCTGTGGGTTGTTACATATAGACTTCCTTAGATAAAGCCCCATTAAGGAAAGCATTCTTCGCATCCATCTGAAACAGAGGCCACTATTTGGCTGCAGCAATGACTAAGAGACTCTGAATGGATGTCATCCGAGCCATAGGTgcaaaggtttcttcatagtcgaTCCCATATTCTTGATAATATACTTTTGCCACCAGGCGGGCTTTATATAGTTCAATTAAACCATTAGAGCAGGTTTTGATCTTGTAAACCCACTTGCAACCAATAAGCTTCTTACCATAAGGCAAGTCAACGTAgtctgataacgggcagaaatgcatgttattacagtgctaaatTATTAAACTATGCAGGTTTCCGTTGATAAAAATGTACttgattgcgtccaaaaagcattaagttcacaacattgcagtcgcatgcgtccatcgcattaaaatagttaacttgtgtatttttgtgcagaatatgcgttgacgcaaggcgaaaaatgcgatcacaagaaatcaacggtcgagcgtAGCGTTATCGCCAGGCTTTGCGTGATTTGCACTCGCAAATTTTTTTCCAAGGAGGTTGCCGCATTGaaccggcgcaacttggtgggtacatctaggtgaaaagcataataaatcacaatgggatagaaagctgatgacagtcgattcTNGAATGCACCAATAAGTCCAAAACATACTTCGCATGAGACAATGAATAGCCAACAGAGCTCATTAATATCTCAAGaccaagaaagtaactaagGACCCAaaatccttcatctcaaagtgCTCGCCAAGATAGTGTTGCAAATGAAAAATAGCCTGAGGATCATCtccaataataattatatcatcaacatatagaagaAAGAGAACAATACCATGGTCCATCTGACGTATAAAAAGTGTCGTGTCATGAGGACTCGATGTAAACCCAACTTGAACAATGGTGGAACTGAAAGTTGCAAACTAGTTCCGTGGGGCCTGTTTTAACCCATACAATGCTCGACAAAGGAGACAAACCTTCTGAGATGGCCGAGAGATACCTGTGGGTTGTTACATATAGACTTCCTTAGATAAAGCCCCATTAAGGAAAGCATTCTTCGCATCCATCTGAAACAGAGGCCACTATTTGGCTGCAGCAATGACTAAGAGACTCTGAATGGATGTCATCCGAGCCATAGGTgcaaaggtttcttcatagtcgaTCCCATATTCTTGATAATATACTTTTGCCACCAGGCGGGCTTTATATAGTTCAATTAAACCATTAGAGCAGGTTTTGATCTTGTAAACCCACTTGCAACCAATAAGCTTCTTACCATAAGGCAAGTCAACGTAgtctgataacgggcagaaatgcatgttattacagtgctaaatTATTAAACTATGCAGGTTTCCGTTGATAAAAATGTACttgattgcgtccaaaaagcattaagttcacaacattgcagtcgcatgcgtccatcgcattaaaatagttaacttgtgtatttttgtgcagaatatgcgttgacgcaaggcgaaaaatgcgatcacaagaaatcaacggtcgagcgtAGCGTTATCGCCAGGCTTTGCGTGATTTGCACTCGCAAATTTTTTTCCAAGGAGGTTGCCGCATTGaaccggcgcaacttggtgggtacatctaggtgaaaagcataataaatcacaatgggatagaaagctgatgacagtcgattctgaattaagttgacaagccactaacgaactattgtagcaagtacactcaatttttcggtgacaaatattcagcgcatcagacagagaattaatgtcatcccatcagtgcaatcataagagagaagaagcctttcaccccaaagctctataaataccgaaggcaacctttagTGAAGGTGTTCGTCGAgttcgacagttagataattctctccatagttagaagtagccttgttcttagcttttatttgatttagaaGGCAGAAGTGAGGGATGTGAGATTGcaccgagagatcattccggtgaacttggaagagtgccggaagtgtcgagatcagagagagggcaaACTCCTGCgaaagcaggaacatcttttgaatagaatagagttaacagtgtaaaaACCCTGGGAAGGAAGGGATTGCTACTAGGCTATCTATACTTatcttccattttcattttgtactttgaacttatctatagaaatgaaatttacttctttatatctgttcactctctatttattacacatgagtagctaaatttgtcaaatgggttgaggagcacttagctagcataactgggaatcttcattctatgcgattatcttgtattatgtatgcatcattcatccattagagatactcgggagggtagtctaaggatagaatctaggcttggaaaagtcaggttagaatctaggctcgagagagtcagattagaacgcataatcaagagataagaacttaggaataagcactatttgctattaatgcatcgcatgcatcctagagataggttatgattgtatgcggtcaccttgtctt
Proteins encoded:
- the LOC120067602 gene encoding secreted RxLR effector protein 161-like, which codes for MGLYLRKSICNNPQVSLGHLRRFVSFVEHWITDSVTAPTPLNPNVHLTLSDGTSLEYATLCCQLVGNLIYLTVTRSDIAYVVHIVSQFMAAPRTIHFTIVLYILRYVKGTLGHALQCSSHSSLILFGYSDADWAGDPIDRFSTSGYYLYLGGFLISWQSKKKNVVFHSSTKSEYRALVDATLELLWLCWFLVDMGVPLLSATTLHCDNI